CAACTGCCTGTGGGAACGACCGGATTCTTCTTTGCCGCAGATACGACACAGGAGGCACTGCGTACGATGTATCCGTATATAAACGAAGGGATGAAGAAGACGAACGGACAGGGTTTTCCGAAGCAGGTCTTTGCTCAGGCGAGAGACAAGCGGAACGTCATCAATGTCGGCAGTCCGCAGGAGATCATCGAGAAGATTCTCTATCAGAAGGAAGTGTTCGGACATCAGCGTTACCTGGCTCAAATCGACTTCGGCGGCATGCCCTTGAAGCACTTGAAGCGGAACATCGATCTGATTGGAACAGAAATCCTGCCCGCTGTCCGTAAATACACCAAAGGAAAATAAAGAAGAAACAAGGAGGAATACAGGGATGAAAACGGTAGCGATCTCCGGTTCCGTCGTCGGTTCGAAAACAAGAACCGCGCTGGGACAGGTAGAGCAAGAGTGGAAACAAAAATATCCGGATACCAGCTTTGAGCTGCTTGATCTGGCTGAGTATGACATTCCATACAGCGATGGACGCAACTACTTGGAATATGAAGGGGATGCCGGATACGTGACAAAAACGATCATGGAAGCCGATGCTGTGATCATTGGCACGCCGATATTCCAAGCATCCATTCCCGGTGCGCTGAAGAACGTCTTCGACATGCTTCCGGTCAATGCTTTCCTTGATAAAGTCGTAAGCATTGTCGTCACGGCAGGCTCATCCAAGCACTATTTGATTGCAGAGCAGCAGCTGAAACCGATTCTGTCCTATATGAAAGCACAGATCGTCCAGACGTTCGTTTTTCTCGTCGAAGAGGACTTCCGAGGGAAAGCGATCGTGAATGATGACGTTCTATTTCGGATCGAGCGTCTCGTCGAAGATACGAAACTGCTTGCCGATACGTACAAGCAGATGTTGGAGAAGAGGGAAGAGGACTATGACTTCTAAAAGGTCGGAGCTTTAATGAAGAGGGGATGGGGGCAAGAGCGGACTCCGGGAAATGGCACGACTCACGGAAAGTGCTCTATTCTCCGGATCCCGATCTCTTCCGTGCACTCCTTCTTGTTTCCCGCCGTACTGGATAGGAAGCAGTTATTTTTCGATTTTTGTTGACGGGTTTCGACATCCTTCGTATAATAAAATTACAGAATAATCAGAAAACTTTTACATCCTATGCTCTTATTATGGAAGAAGGAGTGGTCGAAATGGCTCCAGGGCCGAAGGAAATGAGTCCGCGGCGGTCATCCACAGGGTTGCAGGAGAATGTCGGCAGTCTGTTAGCTTATCTGCTTGGTTTTATCACAGGCACTGTCCTATTGCTCATCGAGAAAGAGAACGAGACGATCCGCTTCCACGCTGTCCAGTCGATTTTCGTCTTCGGAGGGATTTTCCTTCTGACCATCGTGCTGAATTTCGTTCCCGTCCTTGGCCTGCTTGTAAGCATCCTGATCGCGCCGGTTTCCTTCATCCTTTGGCTTTTTCTTATGTACAAGGCTTATCAGGGAGGGCGCTATCATCTGCCCGTCCTCGGCAGGATGGCGGAAGACCAGCTCCGAAAAGTGCATAAATAAACAAAAAAGAACTTCCATTTGGAAGTTCTTTTTTGTTTTTACTGCCTATGTTGCGCCGATTGGTTTTAGTGGGGAGAGCCGGTGTCGAAGTTGGACCCGCGTACGTCTGTCGTGTTTTCAATGGCGACGAGGGCGTTCGGATCGATTTCATCGACGACCGAGCGGACAGTGGACAGTTCGATCCGTGATACGATCGTGTAGATAATTTTCTTCGGCTGTTTAGAGAAGACCCCTTCCCCTTGAATATACGTCATTCCACGGCCGAGCTGGTCAAGAAGGGAGTCGGCGATCTCTTCCGGTTTCTCGGAAATGATGGTGACCGATTTCCATTCTTCCAGCCCTTCCACGACAATGTCGATCATCTTATAAGCAATATAATACGTAATGATCGAGTACATGGCCGTTTCCCAGCTGAATACGAGCAGCGCGGCCAGTATGAAGATGAATACGTTGACGACCATGATGAACTGGCCGACGGAAACCGGCCGTTTTTTACTGACGAGGATGGCGATGATTTCTGTACCATCGAGTGCTCCTCCTGTTCGGATGACGAGCCCGACCCCTGTGCCGAGAATGACGGCCCCGATCACCGTTGCCAGGAACAGGTCATCTGTCACCGGTTCAAAATGGTGAAGGTAAGCAGTGCTTAACGAGAGTACGACGACTCCGTAGAGGGTATGCATCGTGAACTTCATCCCGATTTTCCTGTAGCCTATGTATAGGAATGGCAGGTTCAAGAGAATGAGGAAGATACTCATCGTCCAGCCGGTAAGTTCCGAAGCGATGATGGAAAGGCCGATGACCCCTCCGTCGAGAATGTCGTTCGGGACGAGGAAGAATTCAAGACCCGCGGCTGCGATCATCGCACCGATCGTGATCATAATGAGGAATCTTACTTCTCGAAGTATTCTTTTTTTCTTTATAGTAGCCAACAACGATCAACCTTTCTTTCCAGTACCATGACTTTTGTTTATCCTAAACTCGGATACTTCTTTTCTATTATACCATTTTTATGAAATAAAACATTGACCTAACGACCTAATTTAATTATCATCTAATTAGATACATATTAAATTAGTTGAGGAGGAAAAGGGATGCAGCTGGATAAAATGGTTCATTTCCACAAGGCGGTCGGTGACCCGACGAGGCTCAGGATCATCGCTATGCTAAGGCAGGGGCCGCTGCACGGGCAGGCGATCGCAGGAAAGCTCGGTTTAAAGCCGCCGACGATCACCCATCATTTGAAGAAGCTGAAGGATACGGGGATGGTGTATGCCAGGCGCGATAAAAATACGGTGTACTTCCATTTGGATGAGGAACGGCTGAAGATGATGTCGACAGCGATTCTTCGGATTGGGGACGACAGCGGATGGAAGGCGCAGGAACTTCATGTCGATGACTCCGACCAAAGAAAGATTATCCGCAGTTTCATCACGATAGATGGAAAGCTGAAGCACCTGCCTAGTCAGTTGAAGAAGAAAAATGTCGTTCTCAGCTATTTCGTAAAGGGATTAAAACAAGGCGAAGTGTATGAGGAGAAGGACATCAATGCGTATATCCGCACCTTCTTCGATGATCCCGCAACGCTGAGAAGAGAATGGGTCATGCAGCAGTTCGTATACAGGGAAAACGGGAAGTATGAACGCAATCCGGAAGCTATGTGGCCGGTGGTCGTTCCCGATCATATTGGGTGAGACCGGATGCAGCCGCTCCTGGAAGGGCGGTTTTCTTTTGAATATCTAATTAGATATTCGTCTAATAAGGGGGAGGGAAATGAAAAATCATCCATATCGATATTTATTTTACGCTGGAATTGTAAACGGCGTCGGGGATCGTTTCAGCCAGGTGGCTGTACTGACGCTTCTCTTGCAGCTGACGGGATCGGGAATGGCGGTGGGGGCAGCCTTGGGGCTCCGCGTCCTCCCTTATCTGCTTCTTTCGCCGTTTGCGGGACGGCTGGCGGATAGATGGAGCAAGAAGCGTCTGTTGATTCTTACCGATTTGTGCCGTCTCCCGTTTGCTCTATCCTTTCTGTTTGTCCGATCAGAAGCGGACGTATGGATCCTGTTTGTCGGAATGGTCGTCCTTGCAAGCGGAGAGGCGTTTTATCAGCCGGTGCGAAAAAGTATGATTGCACAAATCGTGGAGAAGAAGGATATCCTTGAGGTCAACGGTCGGGAGCAGGCGCTTCTTGGTATCGTTTTGATCGGCGGTTCGATCACCGGTGGGATCGTCAGCTACTTATTCGGCGGCTCGCTCGCCTTCCTTCTTAATGCGGCATCGTTTCTTGGCGCTGCATTATTCCTGCTGCCGCTGAAGGATAAGCGCAAGGTCTCTGTCACAAAAGCATCTCCTCCGAAGTTCCGTTGGAAAGGCGGAATCGGTTTCGCGGTGGCGTTCCTTTTGATAGGAGCAGCGATGGACGGTGTGTTCAATCTTATGATTACCGTTTATGGCGAGCGGCTATTCAGCCTTGGAGAACTGGGGGTCGGTCTGCTGTACGGCTCACTCGGAGCCGGGATGATGATCAGCTTTTATGTGACCAGGAGGTTGAAGGGAGAGCATTTATTGACCTATGCGTTCTTGCTGCTTTTTATGGAAGGAGCCGGACAGTCGGCCGCCAGTCAAATGACATCGTTCCCGCTGCTCGCAGCTGCATTTTTCTTTGTTTCCTTTATTGGTGGAGCAGCCGGTGCGGTGGTGGACAGTTACATTATGAAATCGACACCTGCCGGAGAAGAGGGCCGGGTGTTCGGCCGCATTGAATCCTGGACGAATGTCCAAATCGGCCTCGTCATGTTCATTTCGGGTGTGCTCATCGATCATTTCCATGAGAGGCTGGTCGGCTTCAGCGGCGGTTTGATCGGTATGATTGGAGCAGTTGTGCTTTATTTGCTTTTCCAGTATAAAAAAAAGAGTGCCGGCGAAGCAGGAAATGGGAAGGGAATCAGCGAAATAACGGGATAGAAGAATGCAGTCAGCACGCCTGTCACCAGAACGGTGGCGGGCGTTTGTTTTGTCGAAATAATGGGAATATATAGAGGTAGACTTTGGTAATTGGAGGAATCCGAATGGAGACGACACCGTGGACGATCGACCGTTATGAAGGAGAAGAAGCAGACAGAAAGTCAGATATCGTGGCGGTGGAATATCCATTGACCATCTTTATTAACGGCAACGAATTCGCGACGATGGTGTGTACACCGATCGATTTGGAAGTCCTTGTCACCGGTTTTCTCGCATCGGAAGGGCTCATCCGGAAAGCAGACGATATCAAAAAGCTTACGATCGACATGGACCGCGGTATCGCCTACGCAGAAACACATCGACCGATTGCCGTCAGCGGGGAAGGCCAGAAAAGGTGGATCGGTTCCTGCTGCGGCAAGAGCCGGGCGTTCTATTTCAAGAATGATGCTGCTACGGCGAGGACGGCGGTCGATGATACCGCTTATACGCCGGACACCTGTTTTCGCATGATGGATGCTTTCCATAGGGAAGCAGAGACGTTCCACGAGACCGGCGGCGTGCATCAGGCAGCCATTGCGAAAGACGGGAAGATCATGAAGGCGTACACGGACATCGGACGGCATAACGCCCTCGACAAACTTTACGGGTACCTCCTGATGGAGCGAATGGAACACAGGGGACTCGCCGTCCTGTTCAGCGGGCGGATATCTTCGGAAGTGTTATTGAAGGTGTCGAAGATGAGGATTGGTTTCCTTTTGTCCAAATCGGCACCGACGGACCTCGCTCTCCAGCTGGCCGAGGACCTCCATATAACGGCCGTCGGCTTCGTCCGTGGAAGGCGGATGAACGTTTATACACACCCGAGTCGAATCAAGGAATCATCGAAAGGAGGCGTTTCGGTTGAATGAGCACACAGTGGTGACCATCAACGGAACAGAATATTTAGCAGACCCGGAACAAAATTTACTGGATTTGATCAATACGACAGGGGAACAGGTGCCGCAGATCTGCTACAACGAATCCCTCGGACCTATCCAGACGTGTGATACGTGTATCGTCCAGGTGAACGGCGAGCTTACGCGTGCCTGCGGTACAGAAGTCAAGGCAGGCATGAAAGTCCAGACGAAACTACCTCACGTACATAAAGCCCAGAAGGAATCGCTGGACCGGATTCTTGAGAAGCATGAGCTTTACTGCACGGTGTGTGACTATAATAACGGCTCTTGTGAGATTCACAACACGATGGCGGATTTCGGACTGGAGCACCAGTCGCGGCCGTTTCAACCGACGAGCTATGAGAAGGATGAATCTGGTTCCTTTTACCGGTATGATCCGGATCAGTGTATCTTGTGCGGACGATGTGTAGAAGTCTGCCAGGATGTCCAGGTCAATGAAACCCTTACCATCGATTGGGACAGGAAAGAACCACGCGTCATCTGGGATAATGATGTTCCGATCGATCAGTCTTCCTGCGTCAACTGTGGACAGTGTTCGACTGTTTGTCCGTGTAACGCAATGATGGAGAAGGGCATGGAGGGCGAAGCCGGTTTTCTTACGGATACCGAGCCCGGCATTCTGAAGTCGATGATCCAGCTTACGAAGAAAGTGGAGACGGGGTATGGTCCGCTCTTTGCCGTATCCGATTCGGAAGCAGCGATGCGTGAGGACCGGATCGACAAGACGAAAACCGTCTGTACGTACTGCGGGGTAGGCTGCTCGTTTGACGTATGGACGAAGGGCCGCCAGATTCTTAAAGTGGAACCGAACGCCCAGTCTCCGGCAAACGGAATTTCCTCCTGTGTCAAAGGGAAGTTCGGCTGGGACTATGTCAACAGTGATGAGCGTCTGACCAAGCCGCTGGTCCGTCGCGGCGATCAATTCGAGGAAGTGGAATGGGAAGAAGCGATCGACTTCATCGGGGACCGGATGGAGAAGATCAAAGCGGAAAAAGGGGCAGATCACCTCGCATTCATTTCCTCGTCCAAAGCGACCAATGAAGAATCGTACTTGATGCAGAAACTGGCACGCCAGGTCATCGGGACGAATAACGTCGATAACTGTTCCCGCTACTGTCAGGCACCGGCGACGAAAGGCTTGTTCCGGACGGTCGGCTACGGCGGCGATTCAGGATCCATCGATGATATAGCGAAAAGTAAGCTCGTCATTACTATCGGTTCGAACACGGCAGAATCCCACCCGGTGCTCGCTTCCCGTATCAAGCGTTCCCAGAAGCTTTTTGACCAGAAGCTTTTCGTCTTCGATCTCCGTAAGCATGAAATGGCGAAGCGGGCGGACCGCTTTTACCGTCCGAAAGCAGGAACGGATCTTGTCTGGCTTTCCGCTGTGACGAAGTATATTCTCGATCAGGGCTGGCAGGACGAAAAGTTTCTGGATCAGTGGGTGAACGGGTTTGAGGAGTATCTGGAGAGCCTGGAGCCGTTTACGCTTGCATATGCCAGTGACTTGACCGGTATTCCAGTATCCGAGCTTAAAGATGTCGCTAAGGAGATCGCTGAATCAGAATCTGTCGTCATATGCTGGGCAATGGGTGTGACGCAGCATATGCTCGGAAGTGACACGAGTACGGCAATCAGTAACCTGCTTCTTATTACAGGGAACTATGGACGCCCCGGCGTTGGCGCTTATCCGCTGCGCGGGCATAACAATGTCCAAGGATGCAGTGATTTCGGCAGTATGCCTGACTTCTTCCCGGGGTACGAGAAGACAACAGACGACGAAGCACGTGCCAGATATGAGAAAGCATGGGACGTCTCTATTCCGAAGGACCCGGGGATGGACAACCATGAAATGATCGAGTCGATCCATGCAGGGGACTTATCTGCCATGTATGTCATGGGAGAAGATACCGGCGTCGTTGATGCGAACATCAATTATGTCACAAGTGCCTTTGAGAAGCTTGACCTCTTCATCGTACAGGACCTATTCCTGACGAAGACGGCAGAATATGCCGATGTTGTTCTTCCTGCTTCTCCGAGTCTGGAGAAGGAAGGGACGTTTACGAATACCGAACGGAGAATCCAGAGGCTCTACAACAGCTTTGATCCACTGGAAGGAACGAAGCCGGACTGGCAGATCATCCAGCTGATTGCCAAGCGGCTCGGCTATGACTGGAATTATAGTCACCCGGGAGAAATCATGGCAGAAGCGGCAGGACTTGCCCCGTTGTTTGCGGGCGTAAGCTATGATCGCCTCGAAGGGTATCAGTCGCTGCAGTGGCCGGTAGCCGAAGACGGAAGTGATCAGCCTGTCTTGTTCCTCGACGGTTTTCCATTCGACGATAAGAAGGCGAAACTGTATCCTCTCTCGTATGAATTGATGTACGACACGGATGAGGAGTACGACCTTCACGTCAACAACGGCCGCCTGCTGGAACATTTCCACGAAGGGAATATGACCTATAAGTCAGAGGGTATCCGGCGCAAGACGCCGAACGCCTTCATCGAAATCTCGCCGGAACTTGCAAAAGAGCGTGGTATCGAAGAAGGAGCGGAAGTGAAGCTGATATCGGAGGCGGGGGAAGCGACCGGGGTCGTCACCGTTACCGACCGCGTCCGCGGCAAGGAAATCTTCCTGCCTTTGAATGATAACGGAAAATCAGCGGTCAATTATTTGACAGACAACCGTGTTGACAAGGACAGCAATACCCCGGCATATAAGGAGATAGCGGTCAAAATGAAAGTGCTGAAGAAGAAAGGGAAATCACCGATTCCTTCCAACAACCACCGAAGAGGCGATCCAGTACCACAGATCAGTGTACAGGTGAAGAAAAAATGGCAGCGGGAAGATTATGTATTCCCGGGCAGTCAGGGGGAACGATGAATGGCGAAGGCGATCACGAATATTAAGCGGATGGAAATATCCCGGGATACGCAGATCGAAAAAGATGTTCAGGAAGTCAGGGAAGCGGTCGCTGACAATAAGGATGCCATCCTGAAAGGCATCCGCCTGCTCCGGACGCTTGATGAGGAAGGGACACTGGATACAGCGACGGCCTTCTTGAAGGCGAAAGACGAGGCGCTTGCCAATGTGGTGAAGGAAATTGATAAAGACCAGTATGAACCCTTACTGAACAACATCCCAGAGCTCATCTTTCTGCTTGGAGATTTGAACGTATCCGGCCTGCGCGACCTTTCTTCCCGATTAAATAACGGGATTGAACAGATGGAGGGGGAAGGATACAAAGAAAAAACGTCGATCCTCGACCTTGCCAAAGTGCTGAAAGATCCGGAAATCAACCGCAGCATCACGATGCTCCTAGCCTTCCTGAAAGGGATGGGGAAATAAATAAGAAGAATTAGAAAAGAAACGGGTCTGCGCAGACCCGTTTCTTTTATGGTTATATTTAAATGGAAGCCCGGCCTTAATTAAATTTCCAGGAAGAACCATACAATCATGATGACTTGAATTACGATTTTCGCCACGGTGCCGCCTAGGAACCCGAATAGAGAGCCGACGGCCGCCTTGAATGCCTCCTCTGCAGCTCTTTTCTGGATGAGCTCTACGACAATGACGGCCAGGAACGGCACAATCAGGATGCCGAACGGGGGGATGATGAAAGAACCGACAATGACACCGACAGCTGCCGCCCGTTCTCCCCATTTGCTGCCTCCGTATTTCTTGACGAAGTAGCTGTTGGCAATGATATCAGAAACAATTAACAGAACGGTCAAGATGACCATGCCGATCCAGAAGAAGATCGATAAGGCTCCTCCGTTCAAAAAGAAATAGTAAGCGAGAAATCCGATCCACAAGACGAGCGGTCCGGGAATGATCGGAAAAATAATGCTTGCAAAGCTCGCGATGAAACACGCGATGATAATTACCCAAATCAATACATCCATCGTTCATTTCCTCCTAAATTTTCTTTCGTACATCTACTTTACGATAAACAAACGGTTCGGTTTCAGCAACGGTTCATTTAAAAAAGCCGGGTCTCAGAGGAGCCCGACTTTCTGTCCTTTATTTCATACCAAGTTCCTGACGATCAGGTGGGGCCATAAACTCCGGTCCGACGGGGTCTTTGACATGTTTCAGCAGAATCTCATCGATGTCCTGCAGCGTCTCCTGATCGATTTCAAAATGGCTCACTTCCTGAACAGGGTCCAGTTGGTCCGGTCTCCGTCCTCCCATGAGGGCGATGCCGGATCCAGGCTGATCGAGTACCCAGCGGAGAGCGAGATGAAGGACGTTCTTGCCGAAACGATCCTTCGCCAATTGATCCAGTTCGTGCACGGCATCCAGATATTGTTTGAAGCGCGGCTGCTGGAATTTCGGATCGTTGTTACGAAGGTCATCGCCTTTGAACTCCCTGTCAGCGGTCATTTTACCGGAGAGAAGTCCGCGGCACAGTGATCCGTAGGTTATGGATGTCAGGTCATGTTCCTGAACGTAAGGGAGCGTTTTTGATTCAATGTCCCTCTCGAACAGGTTGTACGGCGGCTGCAGGGTATGCAGAGGAGCCGCTTCCCGGAACGTATCCATCTGCTCTGGAGAAAAGTTGCTTACCCCGATGGCGCGGATTTTCCCTTGTTTATATAAATAATTAAGCGCTTCGGCCGTCTCGTGGATCGGTGTCATAGGATCCGGCCAGTGCACTTGGTAAACATCGATATAATCGGTTTGCAGACGGCGGAGGGAATCCTCCACTTCCTGATGGATCCGTTCTTTGCTGGCGTTACGGAACGCCTGGTCCTCTTTCCATTCGATGCCGACTTTCGTAGCGAGGAGAATATCCTCCCTGTTTCCATATTCTTTGACGGCTTTTCCTACGAGTTCCTCGGAATGACCGAAGCCGTATGCAGGAGCTGTATCAATGAAGTTAATCCCATGATCCAGCGCTTTATGGATGGTATCAATAGACTGTTTCTCGTCGGTACCACCCCACATCCAGCCGCCGATCGCCCATGTTCCAAGACCGATTCGGCTTGCTTCCATAGAAGTAT
This sequence is a window from Bacillus sp. SB49. Protein-coding genes within it:
- a CDS encoding DUF2087 domain-containing protein, coding for MQLDKMVHFHKAVGDPTRLRIIAMLRQGPLHGQAIAGKLGLKPPTITHHLKKLKDTGMVYARRDKNTVYFHLDEERLKMMSTAILRIGDDSGWKAQELHVDDSDQRKIIRSFITIDGKLKHLPSQLKKKNVVLSYFVKGLKQGEVYEEKDINAYIRTFFDDPATLRREWVMQQFVYRENGKYERNPEAMWPVVVPDHIG
- a CDS encoding YitT family protein; this translates as MATIKKKRILREVRFLIMITIGAMIAAAGLEFFLVPNDILDGGVIGLSIIASELTGWTMSIFLILLNLPFLYIGYRKIGMKFTMHTLYGVVVLSLSTAYLHHFEPVTDDLFLATVIGAVILGTGVGLVIRTGGALDGTEIIAILVSKKRPVSVGQFIMVVNVFIFILAALLVFSWETAMYSIITYYIAYKMIDIVVEGLEEWKSVTIISEKPEEIADSLLDQLGRGMTYIQGEGVFSKQPKKIIYTIVSRIELSTVRSVVDEIDPNALVAIENTTDVRGSNFDTGSPH
- a CDS encoding NADPH-dependent FMN reductase, whose amino-acid sequence is MKTVAISGSVVGSKTRTALGQVEQEWKQKYPDTSFELLDLAEYDIPYSDGRNYLEYEGDAGYVTKTIMEADAVIIGTPIFQASIPGALKNVFDMLPVNAFLDKVVSIVVTAGSSKHYLIAEQQLKPILSYMKAQIVQTFVFLVEEDFRGKAIVNDDVLFRIERLVEDTKLLADTYKQMLEKREEDYDF
- a CDS encoding DUF4870 domain-containing protein, which encodes MAPGPKEMSPRRSSTGLQENVGSLLAYLLGFITGTVLLLIEKENETIRFHAVQSIFVFGGIFLLTIVLNFVPVLGLLVSILIAPVSFILWLFLMYKAYQGGRYHLPVLGRMAEDQLRKVHK
- a CDS encoding aldo/keto reductase encodes the protein MEKINISNTSMEASRIGLGTWAIGGWMWGGTDEKQSIDTIHKALDHGINFIDTAPAYGFGHSEELVGKAVKEYGNREDILLATKVGIEWKEDQAFRNASKERIHQEVEDSLRRLQTDYIDVYQVHWPDPMTPIHETAEALNYLYKQGKIRAIGVSNFSPEQMDTFREAAPLHTLQPPYNLFERDIESKTLPYVQEHDLTSITYGSLCRGLLSGKMTADREFKGDDLRNNDPKFQQPRFKQYLDAVHELDQLAKDRFGKNVLHLALRWVLDQPGSGIALMGGRRPDQLDPVQEVSHFEIDQETLQDIDEILLKHVKDPVGPEFMAPPDRQELGMK
- the fdhD gene encoding formate dehydrogenase accessory sulfurtransferase FdhD, coding for METTPWTIDRYEGEEADRKSDIVAVEYPLTIFINGNEFATMVCTPIDLEVLVTGFLASEGLIRKADDIKKLTIDMDRGIAYAETHRPIAVSGEGQKRWIGSCCGKSRAFYFKNDAATARTAVDDTAYTPDTCFRMMDAFHREAETFHETGGVHQAAIAKDGKIMKAYTDIGRHNALDKLYGYLLMERMEHRGLAVLFSGRISSEVLLKVSKMRIGFLLSKSAPTDLALQLAEDLHITAVGFVRGRRMNVYTHPSRIKESSKGGVSVE
- a CDS encoding DUF1641 domain-containing protein; the protein is MAKAITNIKRMEISRDTQIEKDVQEVREAVADNKDAILKGIRLLRTLDEEGTLDTATAFLKAKDEALANVVKEIDKDQYEPLLNNIPELIFLLGDLNVSGLRDLSSRLNNGIEQMEGEGYKEKTSILDLAKVLKDPEINRSITMLLAFLKGMGK
- a CDS encoding DUF456 domain-containing protein, whose translation is MDVLIWVIIIACFIASFASIIFPIIPGPLVLWIGFLAYYFFLNGGALSIFFWIGMVILTVLLIVSDIIANSYFVKKYGGSKWGERAAAVGVIVGSFIIPPFGILIVPFLAVIVVELIQKRAAEEAFKAAVGSLFGFLGGTVAKIVIQVIMIVWFFLEI
- a CDS encoding MFS transporter — translated: MKNHPYRYLFYAGIVNGVGDRFSQVAVLTLLLQLTGSGMAVGAALGLRVLPYLLLSPFAGRLADRWSKKRLLILTDLCRLPFALSFLFVRSEADVWILFVGMVVLASGEAFYQPVRKSMIAQIVEKKDILEVNGREQALLGIVLIGGSITGGIVSYLFGGSLAFLLNAASFLGAALFLLPLKDKRKVSVTKASPPKFRWKGGIGFAVAFLLIGAAMDGVFNLMITVYGERLFSLGELGVGLLYGSLGAGMMISFYVTRRLKGEHLLTYAFLLLFMEGAGQSAASQMTSFPLLAAAFFFVSFIGGAAGAVVDSYIMKSTPAGEEGRVFGRIESWTNVQIGLVMFISGVLIDHFHERLVGFSGGLIGMIGAVVLYLLFQYKKKSAGEAGNGKGISEITG
- the fdhF gene encoding formate dehydrogenase subunit alpha, yielding MNEHTVVTINGTEYLADPEQNLLDLINTTGEQVPQICYNESLGPIQTCDTCIVQVNGELTRACGTEVKAGMKVQTKLPHVHKAQKESLDRILEKHELYCTVCDYNNGSCEIHNTMADFGLEHQSRPFQPTSYEKDESGSFYRYDPDQCILCGRCVEVCQDVQVNETLTIDWDRKEPRVIWDNDVPIDQSSCVNCGQCSTVCPCNAMMEKGMEGEAGFLTDTEPGILKSMIQLTKKVETGYGPLFAVSDSEAAMREDRIDKTKTVCTYCGVGCSFDVWTKGRQILKVEPNAQSPANGISSCVKGKFGWDYVNSDERLTKPLVRRGDQFEEVEWEEAIDFIGDRMEKIKAEKGADHLAFISSSKATNEESYLMQKLARQVIGTNNVDNCSRYCQAPATKGLFRTVGYGGDSGSIDDIAKSKLVITIGSNTAESHPVLASRIKRSQKLFDQKLFVFDLRKHEMAKRADRFYRPKAGTDLVWLSAVTKYILDQGWQDEKFLDQWVNGFEEYLESLEPFTLAYASDLTGIPVSELKDVAKEIAESESVVICWAMGVTQHMLGSDTSTAISNLLLITGNYGRPGVGAYPLRGHNNVQGCSDFGSMPDFFPGYEKTTDDEARARYEKAWDVSIPKDPGMDNHEMIESIHAGDLSAMYVMGEDTGVVDANINYVTSAFEKLDLFIVQDLFLTKTAEYADVVLPASPSLEKEGTFTNTERRIQRLYNSFDPLEGTKPDWQIIQLIAKRLGYDWNYSHPGEIMAEAAGLAPLFAGVSYDRLEGYQSLQWPVAEDGSDQPVLFLDGFPFDDKKAKLYPLSYELMYDTDEEYDLHVNNGRLLEHFHEGNMTYKSEGIRRKTPNAFIEISPELAKERGIEEGAEVKLISEAGEATGVVTVTDRVRGKEIFLPLNDNGKSAVNYLTDNRVDKDSNTPAYKEIAVKMKVLKKKGKSPIPSNNHRRGDPVPQISVQVKKKWQREDYVFPGSQGER